The Panthera uncia isolate 11264 chromosome C2, Puncia_PCG_1.0, whole genome shotgun sequence genome contains a region encoding:
- the LOC125922136 gene encoding LOW QUALITY PROTEIN: transmembrane protein 183A-like (The sequence of the model RefSeq protein was modified relative to this genomic sequence to represent the inferred CDS: deleted 1 base in 1 codon) yields MREPSPEKKKNSKRHKEDLDGAGGEEYPMDIWLLVASYIRPEDIVNFSLICKNAWNVTCTAAFWTRLYRRHCTLDASLPLRLRPDSMEKLRCLRACVIRSLYHMYEPFAAPISKNPAIPESTPSTLKNSKCLLFWCRKIVGNRQEPMWEFNFKFKKQSPRLKSKCMGGLQPPIQYEDVHTNPDQECRLLQVTTLNFIFIPIVMGMIFTLFTINVSTDMRHHRVRLVFQDSPVRGGRKLRREQGVQIILDPAHSVRLFGGVPIFLM; encoded by the exons ATGAGAGAACcgtctccagaaaaaaaaaaaaacagcaagaggCACAAGGAAGACCTGGACGGGGCTGGAGGAGAAGAGTATCCCATggat atttggctattggtgGCCTCCTATATCCGTCCTGAGGACATTGTGAATTTTTCCCTGATTTGTAAGAATGCCTGGAATGTCACTTGCACTGCTGCCTTTTGGACCAGGTTGTACCGAAGGCACTGCACGCTGGATGCCTCTCTGCCTTTGCGCCTGCGACCAGACTCCATGGAGAAGCTGCGCTGTCTCCGGGCATGTGTGATCCGATCTCTGTACCATATGTATGAGCCATTTGCTGCTCCAATTTCCAAGAATCCAGCCATTCCAGAAAGCACTCCCAGCACATTAAAGAATTCCAAATGCTTACTTTTCTGGTGCAGAAAGATTGTTGGGAACAGACAGGAACCAATGTGGGAATTCAACTTTAAGTTCAAAAAACAGTCCCCTAGATTAAAGAGCAAGTGTATGGGAGGGTTGCAGCCTCCCATTCAGTACGAAGATGTTCATACCAACCCAGACCAGGAATGCCGCCTACTACAGGTCACTACCCTCAACTTCATCTTTATTCCAATTGTCATGGGAATGATATTTACCCTGTTTACTATCAATGTGAGCACAGACATGCGGCATCATCGCGTGAGACTGGTGTTCCAGGACTCTCCTGTCCGTGGTGGCCGGAAACTGCGCAGGGAACAGGGCGTGCAAATCATCCTGGACCCAGCGCACAGCGTTCGACTCTTTGGTGGTGTcccaatatttttaatgtaa